The following coding sequences are from one Lolium rigidum isolate FL_2022 chromosome 6, APGP_CSIRO_Lrig_0.1, whole genome shotgun sequence window:
- the LOC124664775 gene encoding aspartic proteinase CDR1-like has product MAGTTVSRALLLLVGVVLTAQLCGCTADVGRGDGFSVEFIHRDDVRSPYHDPSLTAHERLLAAVSRSTDRAAALSRSRVGGGAMSEVTSRPFEYLIAVRVGTPSTRMLAVADTGSDLVWLKCTDNTDPKRAPAPGKDVVFYPANSTTFGHVDCKSGACRALNGASCTPSNHCRYLYTYFDGSRTSGLLSTETFTFHDGVTRHRDEAASLRVANVNFGCSTQNAGTFPADGVVGLGGGALSLVTQLGNDASIGRKFSYCLVNFFLNASSALNFGARAHVTEPGAVTTPLVRSQVDTYYTVKLESVKIGKSTFQPHPHGSSLLIVDSGSSLTFLDKSVLDPLVEELTKRIKLPKAESREKLMCFDISGVPMGQVVAMVPDVTLELGGGAAVTLKPQNTFVMMHEGMMCMALAAASERNPVSILGNIAQQNMHIGYDLDKRILTFAPADCANSSPPSPH; this is encoded by the coding sequence ATGGCGGGCACGACGGTATCTCGCGCTCTCCTCCtgctcgtcggcgtcgtcctcacGGCGCAGCTGTGCGGTTGCACGGCGGACGTCGGTCGCGGCGACGGGTTCAGCGTGGAGTTCATCCACCGGGACGATGTCAGGTCGCCGTACCACGACCCGTCCCTCACCGCGCACGAACGCCTGCTCGCGGCCGTCAGTCGGTCCACGGACCGCGCCGCGGCGCTCTCGCGCtcccgcgtcggcggcggcgccatgagcGAGGTCACCTCCAGGCCGTTCGAGTACCTGATTGCCGTCAGAGTCGGCACGCCGTCCACCCGGATGCTCGCCGTCGCCGACACCGGCAGCGACCTCGTCTGGCTCAAGTGCACCGACAACACCGATCCGAAACGCGCCCCCGCCCCCGGCAAGGACGTCGTGTTCTACCCGGCTAACTCGACGACGTTCGGCCACGTGGACTGCAAGTCCGGCGCGTGCCGCGCGCTCAATGGCGCCTCCTGCACCCCCTCCAACCACTGCCGGTACCTCTACACGTACTTCGACGGCTCCCGGACCAGCGGCCTCCTGTCCACGGAGACCTTCACCTTCCACGACGGCGTGACGAGGCACCGCGACGAGGCCGCCTCGTTGCGCGTGGCCAACGTCAACTTCGGCTGCTCCACTCAAAACGCCGGCACGTTCCCGGCAGACGGCGTCgtcggcctcggcggcggcgcgctctCCCTCGTCACGCAGCTCGGCAACGACGCATCCATCGGCAGGAAGTTCTCCTACTGCCTCGTCAACTTCTTCTTAAACGCCTCGTCAGCGCTCAACTTCGGCGCCCGCGCTCATGTGACGGAGCCGGGCGCGGTGACCACGCCGCTGGTCCGCTCCCAGGTGGACACCTACTACACCGTGAAGCTCGAGTCCGTCAAGATCGGCAAGTCCACCTTCCAGCCGCACCCGCACGGGTCCTCCCTCCTCATCGTCGACTCTGGCTCGTCGCTGACGTTCCTCGACAAGAGCGTTCTTGACCCGCTGGTGGAGGAACTGACCAAGCGGATCAAGCTCCCGAAGGCGGAGTCGCGGGAGAAGCTCATGTGCTTcgacatcagcggggtgcctatgGGACAGGTCGTAGCGATGGTACCGGATGTGACGCTGGagctgggcggcggcgcggccgtgacGCTCAAACCGCAAAACACGTTCGTGATGATGCACGAGGGGATGATGTGCATGGCGCTGGCGGCAGCGTCGGAGCGGAACCCTGTGTCGATCCTCGGCAACATCGCGCAGCAGAACATGCACATCGGCTACGACCTCGACAAACGCATCCTAACCTTCGCACCTGCTGACTGCGCGAACTCCTCCCCTCCTTCGCCGCATTAG